TCCTTAATTTTGTGTGCTAGCAGCTGAGCAAACATATTGCCTTAAGAAGCATGCACTGAGATTTAATCCTAAACTTCCCCAGAGCCTGCAGGGTATCTGGCAGGTCAGGTGTGGGATACAGTGCTTTTAATCAGACTAACAGGTTCCACTGGGCCTGACACTGCTGAAAGTCAATGCTTAAATCTTAGAGTGAAACACTTGTGAAGAATACCCAGGTAGGCATCAGCCCAGAGCTACCTTGATGCAATGATGAGGGTTAGGGTATGACTTCATCCTAGAGCAGTTTTAGGCATACATCTAAATTTTatttgtaggggaaaaaaaagcaccaagcTCATCctaaatgatttttctgtttcccactACTGGCTGTTTCGGGCCAGAGGTCCAGTAGCAACAGAAGGTGCCCCCACATCGTTGGGCTGGGGTGGAGGTGGATATGTGGCTGCCTTAGTAGAACCAAACCCCGAACTGACCTGATGCCCAATGTGTATTTCCTGCTCCATGGTCTGAATTTCAGCCTGAGGAATGAGTAACGACCTCTGCTGGGAGCCCGGAGTAATGCAGCTATGGAGGATGCAGGGAGTCGCCCTTGCTGCTGTCTGTGATTAGTAACAGACGTGGTAGTTTTGCTTTGAAGCAGTAATCTGTGAAATCTTGGagatggaacaggttgcccaaggaggctgtggatgccccgtccctggaggcattcaaggccaggctggatgtggctctgggcagcctggtctggtggttggtgaccctgcacacagcaggggggttgaaaccgtgtgatcattgtggtccttttcaacccaggccatgctatgattctatgataatacaCGTTGTTCTAGGTGTGCTGGAAGCTGTGCCAGCTGGGGCTGTCACTGTGAGTGCTGGTACTCTGTTATGATGTGCTGGATGGAAAGGATTCTGAGGGGGTGGGAGACAATCTGacctttttgtatttcaaactTCAATAAAATCCTGTCAGCCTTTTTTGAACTCCCTGTCCAGTTCTctcttttcagagcagctcattCCTCTTTACTGACGTTCCAGGCCGTGGGCACAGCATCGGGTTCGGTAACTGCTACTCCCAATTGCAGTGCTGAAATTGGATGTGACAACACAGAAGTGTTTGAATTCAAACACCGGCCTGTTTGCAGACCAGAGTACACAGCTGCTGACTCACCTTCTAATCTCAGCTCCCGCAGCCAAGAAATCCAAACTTAAAATCTAGTTAGTTGCTGTGTTAGCTGTGTACAAACAGAGGGGAAGAGAACCTCGGGGGACTGCATCTAGCTGGGAAGTGACATGCTTTGTGCCCACAAAAGTGGCTGTGCTGTGAAGAGCTGTTGCTCCCCATCTCCTCAGCCCCTTAATGTGTGGGCAGGGGGCTTTACAGTGTGGTCCCCGGGTGAGGAGCAGGCGGCTTCTGTGTTCATCCCGTCCTGTTCTGTCTGTCTGTGACTGCGGCAGACTAAGCTTCGTGTCCACGTACGCTTGGCAGTCAACGCTTTTGCAGTCAACAACCTTGTTGCTGAGGAGACCATTAAGGTGCCAAAGAGCAGGCGGCTGGGGTGCTCTTATCGTTGCAGTtgccttggctgctgctgatgtCTGCAAACTAGATGCAGCTTGGAAGCTTTCCTTGCAACCAGGAACGCACTTAGCTGAGATTCAGAGCTAAGCTTTTAGCTTGAGTGCTCAGGATGTTGCTGCCCACAGCTCTTCAAGTCTTTGTTTTGCCTGGTGCTGGAGTTTTTCCATGACTGCTCTTGACTGTACGCTTGGAGTGGAGAGGTGGGAgtgcagcaggaagcagtgaGTTATTTCCCTTGCTTTCAGTCTATACCAGAGGTGTCTGTTGCAGTAACAATGCAAACAACACCACCGTCTTCCCTCTGCTGTTTATGCTGAAGTTACACTTGGCCCAACCTCCCCTTTTCCCTTGCCTTACATCACTAAGCACCATGTTTTAGGTCCCCCTCTGGGCCACAGTGCCAGCGTTTCCTGGCAGACAGGACTTGACCCAAGGCCTTGCTCATGCACTCAGTTTCCCTCTTCATTCACAGCATGGCTCTGCAGTGACACGCTGAACCTGCAGCCACTGAGCCCAGCAGTGACCTCTCCAGTCCCTCAGCCCTGCACAGGGGGTTCATGCTGTAAGACATGGATAAAACCAGCCAGTCTAAGGACCTGGCTCCTTCAAGCAGAAGCAATAGTTGTGTACAAACCTCCCAATAAAGTGTCACGGATGTTGTTAAGCAAAaggtctttctctgcagcagctgctcgcCCACGCCGGTGAATGTGAAGTGTGCTGCGGTATGCACAAGCACCAAgaatctgttgctttttagtCTTCAGCAGTTCAGATAATTAAACTCCAGGGTATCAAGCCAACATCTGAACTGCATTACTTCCTTCACTTTTGCCTTTCTAGCAGACTCCAAATCCATCACGGTAATTATCCTCTGTGCTGCTAAGGAAGCCCTACGAAGCATCCCTGCAAACCTGCCAGCCTTTCATCTGCTTCCTCCGCTCATTCAGTGAGTGAGATGGATTTCATCACCTCTATCACAGAAAGGTACAGGCAAtaagatgttttctttgtacACTGCACCCGGGCAGTGTGggagagcagccccaggcagctCAACAAGATGACAAGGTAGGAGAGTCAGCAGTTTTGATTAAGAAGCTGATAAAGGAGATAGGGCAAATAGCTCAACCAGGGTCTCTTTAatcatcattttccttcttccattggatctgccctccctgctcctgtccctgctgctccaCACTCAGCACGTCCCAGGTGTGGCAGCCCCTGCAAGTTTAAAGCCGAGCTCATCAGTCTGAACCATGACAAGTAATCATGAATTAAGTTGAAAAGCTGCTAGCAGAGACTGCTGATTGCTAATCAGTCTGTAGGGGAGACTATGAGAACAGCATCTGAGCTCCTTTGACTTTAATTAGTGACAGCTTTATATCAAGGACATGACACCTTTACCTCTCTGCCTTTAAGCTAATGGACCAGTTGGAGCATGTGTGTTGTTACTGGGCGAACTGGAATTCCCTCTTGGCTATTGGGCCTCCTGCTCATGTACTCCCCAAAAATGCAGGCTCTTAGACCCAGgctgaatgaatgaatgcaaGCCACAGCTTGCAGAGGTGATAAATGTGCCTTCTCCTATGGTGTCCCCCATCCTTTTTGTCCCACGTCATTTAGGTTTCCCCCTTTATTAGAAAGTTGCAAGGTCAGAGCATCACCATTCCCAACTGctattcccttctttctccaATGCTTTGGGCTGTGAAATGCATCCACAGTTCTAGAAACAGTGCAGATGTTCCAGCACGATGAGAGGCGTGGGAGGTTCAAGGTGCAGAAAACAACATCAAGTGCttgaatgtgaaaagaaaaacaattcccAGTTCAGCAGCCGGGTTGGCTCCAGCATGGGGAATGGGGTGTccttgctgctgagctgtgctacAGCGTCAGCACACATTGAAGTGCCACGTCACCTGGGAATTAAACAAGCGAGCAGAGCAAGCAATAAGGGAAGATTCACGTAAGCAGAAGCAGGGGAGGGCAAGAGAAGAGGGATAATGAGGGCTTGTAGCTCTGCTGCATGGCTTGtgcacagcagggctctgctaAGCCATGTTCCCGTTATTGCATGTCCCCTCATCCCTTCCATATTATGCTCACAGCTCTGAGAGTGTCAAAGGACAAGGACAGGTCTGTAAGCTCTTCACCTAATGCTGCAGCTTCCAGATGCTTATCAAAGGTCCCATGGTGTGTGGGAGCAAGCAAGGACAGCGTGTCTGTGCAGATCAGGACAGTGCTGACTGAGCTGCACTGCCTCCAGTGATTTAGCATTTGGCACAGGAGGTTGGCAGTGGGCTGGCAGTTAAGGGCTCCTCTCTGCCAGCTGGGGCTCCCAGCATTACTCTTCTGTATGAATTAGCTATGAAGTGAGCAGTGCGCTCCCTCCAGATCTCCCACAGCCTGGAGTCTGCTGCAGCATTTGGTCTCTGTATCCCCTCCCACAGGGCTTTGCTGGGAGGGTTATCTCCATGCACACGCTTGCTGTGTGCCTGCTTGTCTTCCCTTCTACTCCTCGCCCCTCTGCCCTACCATCTCACCATCTCTTTCTGTCCCTGTGAAGGACTCCCACCAGCTCGTACAGCCTCCAGCAGTCCATGCTGCACTGGCAGAGTTTGCATTCAGCACACATCAGACTTAGCAGGAGAAGGAAATTGCTGGGGTTTATTCAGgttaagaaagggagaaattcCTGCACCCTCTGCGAACCTGATTTCATGGCCTCCCCATCCCCCATTTCCATTCTTCCCAGGGTCAGGTTTGGGACCGTACTACTACAGGGTGTCATTCAGTAGTAACTATAACCAAAGTCTCTTCCACAGCTGCTCAAAGCAGGGGGGCCAATGAGGAACAACAAATGGGAAGTTGCACTCCCAGGAGGACATCAGTCCCATGGCGATCCTGCAGTGAGGAAGATGTTCCAACCCATTGAGTGGTGGTGGCCTTGCACCCTCCTGGAAGCTCTCTCCGCCACATAGAAAGGAACAGTGAGGATTTAAGATTGAGCCATGAGTGCAAtcatgattttcatttcatggaGAAGAATATCTTGCCAAGTCAGTAAAGCACACAAACAGCGCTAATGCTGCCAAATTACATCACTGCTCAGAGAGCGACAGCCCCTGAAGGAAGGGATGAAACTCCATGTAAAGAACAAAGAGGAGGCAGCAGTCCTTCAGGAATTTGCAAAAggtgaacagaaataaagcagagatTAATCAGATGGAACAACATGGTGGGAGGAGGATTTGTGGGGGTTGCTTGGGAAGAACTGAGGATAACAaccaagaaatatttcagaactgGAAGCAGCACAAGGAAGTGGACAGTGTCCTGCAGTATCTGCTTGCAAGATCAAAGGCTAAGTAGGGCAGAGCTCTAGGAAACCTCCATTGAGTACTTTCTGGAAGGGCagggacaagggaagagcctGGACTGACGGTTCTTTCCCCTTTGAGCTGCAGAGAAGCCATGGGTGCACAGGAAGGGCACACAGAGGTGTCAGCATGCAAGCCCTTCAGTTCTTCGCCTGCTTTGGCATGGTGGTATCATTGAGGTTTGACCAGTGAGTTCTGCAGAGGTTGTATAACCAAGCAGTTTGCACAGACTCAGCATGGTAAAGAGCATTGGCCCTCTTTGATCTGGATGCAGAAGCCAGAGAAGGGAAGGTGAACTTGGACTACCCTCAAACCATGAGAAATGTCATCACATTAACgtgtccctctgctctgcactgatgTGGTGGATTGTGCCATTCCTAGATGCGTTTGCTCATTTGTAATCAACAGCCAGGCACTCTTGAGGCCCTTCTTGGAGGGGTCTTGGCTAGGAGATGGCCAGCTGTTACCAAGcttttctcctccagcagctccttctgaaCTTCTTGTGGCTGGTGAGTCCATGCCCTGGCATGGGTCCCTCTTCCTACTGCTCTCCTTTGGGACCTGAGTCAGATCAGTGTTGCCTCCACAGAAGCCGCCAGTGCTGTTAGTGAAACCTTTGCCCACAGTGACCATATGGActttatttccagttctcttcttcctgttcttgTTCTGGAAGAAGAGGCAGGTGAAGACCTGCTTGAAACGCTTTCGGAAATGCTTGGAGACAAGCGCATAGACGATTGGGTTGAGGCAGGAGTTGGCATAGGCCATGCAGTGGGAAGCCAGTCGGCAGGCATAAGTGGCTCGGTTGAAAGGAAAGTGTCCAAACCAGAAGCACAGGATAACCAGATGGTGTGGAAGCCAGCAGAGGCAGAACAGGATGGCCACAGCCACAATTATCTTGGTGACCTTACGCTTGGCCTTCCGGGACTCTGAGATCCTCTCTATAGGGTCTACAGAGGTCCACAGGAACTTGATGGTTCTGGCGTATGCCAGGCTCACTACAGTCACGGGTAAGAGGTATCCAACTACAAACGTAAGGATGTCCAGAATCTTTCGGCGTTGGTCCTCCCAGACAGGGACGCAGATGGGCACCCCATGGTAATGGACAATCTGGTAGTAACTGAGGTAAGGTCCTGCAAAGAGTAGCGACAGCAACCAGATCACTACAATGGCCACTCCTGCATTTTGGGTAGTGCGGAGATCCCGGGACTTCAGTGGATACCGAATGGCCAGGTACctggtggggaggggaaggagagacCAAACACAGTGTGGGTTAGATGTCTCATTGCCCTTCTGCCCCACGAAGCTGCCTTCTGTGCACCCATTCCTATGTAGCCACCAATCTCTCCCCTTCCTCACCTCTTGGATAGGAGGATTATGGCAAGAATGGTGTCATCCCAACATGGGATCTGGGATCTCCACTGCCTGCATTGCTCAGAAAGGGCAAGCAACATGTCTCTTGAGTCAGGGAAGAGGACTGAAATAGGACACAGAGAGCTACCTGTTTCTCCCCTGGTGCATTGCTTCCCTGAGGATTTGGCATTCTTGGCTTGACGGAAGCCTGAATGCATGCCTAGTCCTTCTGCCCaagtaaggaaaataaaggacaaGTAACTAGACCAAGAGCTTGGCTGGGAGTTGGGAGAATGTATGGGAGGTATGGAGTAACATTGGAAAGATGAATCTGATGGTCCCGACACTGGGGTGACCTAACCTGCTCTTTACAGGGCACTCAGTAGGGTAGCtggactttttctttctttttcttagctcAAGGGTGGCAAACACATTGACCCTGAGCTGAGGGACTCAACCTACAGAGGACACTTGCCTGTCAATGGAGACTGTAGCCAGGGTGAAGCTGCTGGCATACATGGTGAGGTAGATCAGGAAATGCACAGCCTTGCAGGCAAAGGCCCCAAAGAGCCACCCATCCAAGGTGTAAATGGTGGCTTGGAATGGGACACAGCAAATGATGAAACAGAGGTCAGCCACAGCCAGGTTGAGGATGAAGAGGTTGGTGGTGTTGTACTTCACTTGGCCGTTccgcagcagcacagccagcaccagtCCGTTCCCCACAGTGCCCAGAAGAAAGATGAGGGAGAAGATGACAGGCACGATGATGCCTGCGGCTGGCAGCTCTGTACTGTCAGAGGAGGCATTCCAGCCCCCTGGCATCTCTCCCTCTCTGACAGTGGGACCCTGTGCATAGAGAGACAGTCTAGATTCACATACCCATCACAGTACCTGCTGACCTCCCAGCTCCCTTGGAAGACCCCCTGCTCCACCACTTGGCCTCTCCTGCATTCCTCCTACATACAATACACTGCTAAACCTCAGGTTTTCAAATCTTTATCCCAGCTGATGTTCCACCAACCTCAGCCAGGCTGCAAGAACATAGGGAAGGGGGGGTTGAGAGGAATGGCCACCCTGAACATGGGGCTGAGacacttccagcagcaggaactCTACAGCAGAAGCATCGTGCCGTGCTCACAAAggtgctgtccccatcccacaggCGACTGCTCCCcactcctcctgcagcagctgctttacaCAGAGGACCTGTGACTAAGGGCAGTAATTCTGATGCTGATAGGAGGTAATGGGCTGGATGGGCTAAACTGGCAGTGTGGACTGTGGAGAAAACAATCTGCATTGTACTGTATCatatttaatgtgttttcaatTCAGAGTTCAAAGTATCTCCAAGAAAAACAGTTGGGATGTGTTTGGTCTGTGGGTTTGGGGCTTTGTTAGCCCCATGGGTTGTGCAGGCAAGAGGAATTTGGCTGCTAGGTCCTATCTTG
The Coturnix japonica isolate 7356 chromosome 1, Coturnix japonica 2.1, whole genome shotgun sequence DNA segment above includes these coding regions:
- the GALR3 gene encoding LOW QUALITY PROTEIN: galanin receptor type 3 (The sequence of the model RefSeq protein was modified relative to this genomic sequence to represent the inferred CDS: inserted 2 bases in 1 codon; deleted 1 base in 1 codon) — its product is MPGGWNASSDSTELPAAGIIVPVIFSLIFLLGTVGNGLVLAVLLRNGQVKYNTTNLFILNLAVADLCFIICCVPFQATIYTLDGWLFGAFACKAVHFLIYLTMYASSFTLATVSIDRYLAIRYPLKSRDLRTTQNAGVAIVVIWLLSLLFAGPYLSYYQIVHYHGVPICVPVWEDQRRKILDILTFVVGYLLPVTVVSLAYARTIKFLWTSVDPIERISESRKAKRKVTKIIVAVAILFCLCWLPHHLVILCFWFGHFPFNRATYACRLASHCMAYANSCLNPIVYALVSKHFRKRFKQVFTCLFFQNKNRKKRTGNKVHMVTVGKGFTNSTGGFCGGNTDLTQVPKESSRKRDXHARAWTHQPQEVQKELLEEKSLVTAGHLLAKTPPRRPQECLAVDYK